Proteins co-encoded in one Polynucleobacter sp. MWH-UH19D genomic window:
- a CDS encoding undecaprenyl-diphosphate phosphatase — protein sequence MDLLLLFKAVILGVVEGLTEFLPISSTGHLILVGDLLDFNDEKGKAFEVIIQFGAILAVCWEFRHKLTKVASSLTFSASARRFVINLLIASIPVMGLAFIFSKHIKAILFAPIPVASAFILGAFIIFWAESRQANFNESSCRIQTVDDLSYLDAFKVGIAQCAALIPGTSRSGATIIGGILFGLPRTVATEFSFFLAIPVIGGATAYELLKLWKNPVAISGEYTLAIVIGFIAAFVSAFICVRWLIHYVAHHNFKPFAWYRIVFGLLVLFTAYGGLIQWSY from the coding sequence ATGGATCTACTATTGCTATTTAAGGCTGTCATTCTGGGTGTGGTCGAGGGCTTGACAGAGTTTTTGCCCATCTCAAGTACCGGCCATCTAATATTGGTTGGAGACCTACTTGATTTCAATGATGAGAAAGGAAAGGCCTTTGAGGTCATTATTCAGTTTGGGGCAATATTGGCAGTTTGCTGGGAGTTTCGTCATAAGTTGACAAAGGTTGCCTCCTCCTTGACATTTAGTGCAAGTGCTCGTCGATTTGTGATTAATTTGTTGATTGCCTCAATACCAGTGATGGGCCTGGCTTTTATTTTTAGCAAGCATATTAAGGCGATCCTTTTTGCCCCCATTCCTGTCGCAAGTGCTTTTATTCTTGGCGCATTTATTATTTTTTGGGCTGAGTCACGCCAAGCAAACTTCAATGAAAGTTCATGTCGTATTCAGACGGTGGACGATCTCTCTTATCTGGATGCTTTTAAAGTCGGTATCGCACAATGTGCTGCATTGATTCCAGGAACTTCAAGATCTGGCGCTACGATTATTGGCGGAATATTGTTTGGATTGCCCAGAACTGTTGCCACCGAATTCTCATTCTTTTTGGCAATTCCCGTTATTGGTGGAGCAACTGCTTATGAGTTGCTAAAGCTGTGGAAGAATCCGGTGGCTATTTCTGGCGAATATACGCTCGCGATAGTAATTGGCTTTATCGCTGCATTTGTTTCAGCGTTTATTTGTGTACGATGGTTAATTCATTATGTAGCGCATCATAATTTCAAGCCATTTGCTTGGTATCGCATTGTGTTTGGGCTACTAGTTTTATTCACCGCATACGGCGGCTTGATTCAGTGGTCGTATTAA